The following proteins are co-located in the Cydia fagiglandana chromosome 2, ilCydFagi1.1, whole genome shotgun sequence genome:
- the LOC134678996 gene encoding exosome complex component RRP41, translating into MPGPDLLSSQGLRLDGRRPNELRRIRCKLGVFTQPDGSAYLEQGNTKVLAAVYGPHQAAKSKMNTEGVVVNCQYSMATFSTGERKNRPRGDRKSQEMSMHLRQVLIAAIKTELYPRSQIDIYVEVLQADGSAFSACVNAASLALINAGIPMRAIVCASSASMAWRGAEPQPLVDVGHVEEAAGGVCLTVAAMPTTGSIALLEMSHRLHMDYFELVLSRAMQGCRDIEAVLDRAVRDHLAEGWTKPDA; encoded by the exons ATGCCCGGGCCTGACTTGTTATCGAGCCAAGGACTTCGTTTAGATGGTAGAAGACCAAACGAGCTAAGACGAATTCGGTGTAAACTTGGAGTGTTCACACAGCCTGATGGAAGTGCCTATTTGGAGCAAGGAAACACTAAGGTCTTAGCCGCTGTATACGGTCCTCATCAG GCAGCTAAATCAAAAATGAACACAGAAGGAGTTGTTGTTAATTGCCAATACAGTATGGCTACATTCTCTACAG GAGAAAGAAAGAACAGGCCTCGTGGTGACCGGAAGTCGCAGGAGATGTCAATGCACCTGAGGCAGGTGCTGATAGCAGCTATCAAGACTGAGTTGTACCCTCGCTCACAGATTGACATTTATGTGGAAGTCTTACAG GCAGATGGCAGCGCATTCTCTGCCTGTGTAAACGCAGCGAGCTTAGCGCTGATCAATGCAGGCATCCCAATGCGCGCCATTGTGTGCGCGTCCTCCGCCTCGATGGCGTGGCGCGGCGCCGAGCCACAGCCGCTCGTGGACGTGGGCCACGTGGAGGAGGCGGCGGGTGGCGTGTGTCTCACCGTGGCCGCCATGCCCACCACAG GAAGTATAGCTCTCTTGGAGATGTCCCACAGACTGCACATGGACTACTTTGAGCTAGTGTTGAGCAGAGCTATGCAGGGCTGCAGAGATATTGAG GCGGTGCTGGACCGAGCAGTAAGAGACCACCTGGCAGAGGGCTGGACTAAGCCAGATGCTTGA